In the Sandaracinus amylolyticus genome, CGAGCAGCAAGCCTCCCGCGATCGCGTGCCCGCTCACCGCCATCACCACGGGCAGGCGCAGCTCGAGCACGCGCATCATCAGGTTCGCGCCGTCGCGCACCAGCGCGCGGGCCGCCTCGGGGCCCGACATCATCACCTTCAGATCGAACCCGGCCGAGAAGCGCCCGGGCCGGCCCGCGATCACGACCGCCTTGATCGCGGCGTCCTTCTCCGCGGCGTCGAGCGCCGCGCTCATCGCTTCGATCCACGCGTTCGACATCGCGTTCGCGCGACCGTCGTCCATCTTGATCACGGCCACCGCGCCACGCGCCTCGTAGGTCACGATCTCGCTCATCTCGCCGCTCCTCGGAAAAGAGGTCGCGAGCGTAGCAGCGCGATGCGGCGGGAACCCGTACACACGAGTGTTGTCTCGATGGGCCGATGGCCTACCGCGATGCCCTCGACGCGCTGCGCGCGCGTCGCGACGAGCTGCGCGCCGAGCTGCAGCGCCTCGAGCTCCCCGATCTCGATCCGGAGGTGCGCGCGCGCATCGACGCCTGCGCGAGCGAGCTCGCGACGATCGCCGATCGCATCCGCGCCCTCGATCCCGGCGCGCGCGATCTGCTCTCGCGCATGCGCATCGCCGCGCCGTGCACGCTCACCTGGGATCAGCTCTCGGGCGGCGATCGCGTGCGGCACTGTCCGATCTGCGATCGCAACGTCTACGACGTGCGCGGCATGACGAGCGCGGAGGTCGACGCGCTCCTCGCGACGTTCGAGACGACGCCCTGCATGCGGATCTATCGGAGGCCCGACGGTGCGGTCACGACCGGCGACTGCCCGAGCGGCGTGGGACGGCGTCGGCGTCGCGCGGCGATCGCCGGCATCGTCGCCGCGAGCGTCGGTCTCGCGAGCGCGGTCGCGATGCGCCCTCCCGAGGAGCCACCGCCGATGGCGCGGCCCGTCGCGCCCGCGCGCCCCCGTCCGATGGCGCTGCCCGACTTCACGCGCGAGCCGTCCGTCGACGACACGATGCCGACCGTCATGGGAGGCCCGATGGCGATCCGGCTGACGGACACGTGAAGCGCCACGGGCCACGCAGCCCGTGCGACACCACCGGAACGTCGAGGATCCCTGCACGATCCACGGGCACCGAAGGCGCATAGCGCGGTTTGCGGGCCGGTATCGCCTGTGTCACACCGCGCCCCCTCGTATGTCCAGCTCCGCGCTCTCTCATCTGCGCAACGTCTGCATCATCGCGCACGTCGACCACGGGAAGACGACTCTCGTGGACTCGATGCTCAAGCAGACGGGCGTGTTCCGCAGTGGTCAGGAGGTCGCGGATCGCGTCCTCGACTCGAACGATCTCGAGCGCGAGCGAGGCATCACGATCCTCGCGAAGCAGTGCTCGGTCCGCTTCCCGGACCCCGGTGCTCCTGGGAGGCCGGGCGGCGAGATCAAGATCAACATCGTCGACACGCCCGGGCACGCCGACTTCGGCGGCGAGGTCGAGCGCACGCTCTCGATGGCCGACGGCGCGATCCTCCTCGTCGACGCGGCCGAGGGCCCGCTGCCGCAGACGCGCTTCGTGCTCGGCAAGGCGCTCTCGCTCGGCATGACGATCATCGTCGTCATCAACAAGATCGATCGCCCCGACGCGCGCCCCGACGAGGTGCTCAACGAGGTCTTCGATCTCTTCGTCGACCTCGAGGCGTCGGACGAGCAGGCGGACTTCCCGGTCCTCTACGCCATCGGCAAGCAGGGCATGGCGAAGCGCTCGCTCGAGGAAGAGGGCAAGGATCTGATGCCCCTCTTCGAGACGATCATCGAGCGCGTGCGTCCGCCCAAGGGCGACCCGAGCGCGCCGCTGCGCATGCTCGTGCACGACACGCAGCACGACGACTACGTCGGTCGTCTCGCGATCGGCAAGGTCGTCGACGGATCGATCGGCGACAACATGCCGGTCGCGCGCATCGCCGAGCACGACAAGCAGGTCCGCGCGAAGATCACGAAGGTCTACAACTTCGAGGGCATGGTCCGCACGCCCTGCGGCTCCGTGTCGGCGGGCGACATCGTCGCGCTCGCGGGCATGGACGAGGTGCAGATCGGCGACACGATCACCGATCCCGAGAAGCCCGCCGCCGCGTTCCCGCGCATCCGCGTCGAGGAGCCGACCCTCAAGGTCACGTTCCTCGTCAACACGTCGCCCTTCGCCGGCAAGAGCGGCAAGTGGGTCACGTCGCGGCACCTGCGCGAGCGCCTCGAGAAGGAAGCGAGGAAGAACCTCGCGATGCGCTTCGAGCCGACCGACCAGCCCGACGTGTTCACGGTGCTCGGGCGCGGCGAGCTGATGATCGCGGTGCTCCTCGAGACGATGCGCCGCGAGGGCTACGAGATGGCCGTCGGCATGCCCGAGGTCGTCGTGAAGGAAGAGGCCGGGCAGAAGCTCGAGCCGGTCGAGCGCGTCGTCGTCGACGTGCCCGAGAACTTCGTCGGCGTCGTCACCACGAACCTCGGCCAGCGCCGCGGTCAGATGGTGAAGATGACGAACCTCGGCTTCGGCCGCGCGCGCATCGAGTTCCGCGTGCCGAGCCGCGGGCTCATCGGGTTCCGCTCGCAGTTCCTCACCGAGACGCGCGGCACCGGCCTGCTCAACACGCTCTTCGACGGCTGGGAGCCCTACGCCGGCCCGATGCTGCGCCGTCCGAGCGGCGCGATGGTCAGCGATCGCACCGGCGAGTGCACGGCGTACGCGCTCGATCACCTCCAGCCGCGCGGCGTGCTCTTCGTGAAGCCGGGCGACGAGGTGTACGAGGGCATGGTCTGCGGCGAGCACAACCGCGAGAACGACCTCGACGTGAACGTCGTGCGCGAGAAGAAGCTCTCGAACGTGCGCAGCAAGAACAAGGACGACAACGTCGTCCTCTCGCCGCCGCGCGTGATCACGCTCGAGCTCGGCCTCGAGTTCGTCGATCGCGACGAGCTGATGGAGGTCACGCCCGACGCGATCCGCCTCCGCAAGAAGGTGCTCGAGATCGCGCGTCGCCCCCGTCGCGACGCGGAGTGAGCGAGGCACCGGTCGCGTGATGAACGAGGGCGCGTCGCGAGAGCGGCGCGCCCTCTTCGCGTTCTGGCGCCGGGGTTGCAGGGCTGGATCGGGTGCCCACTTCGGCACGCGCGATGGCTTGCGGCATCGTGCCTCACGTGCCACGACACCGCGCTTTCACCGCCAGAAGGGACGGGGATCTCGACCGATGAAGCACACGATCGACACCGGGCTCGACCAGCAGCTGTCGAAGAAGGCGATCGAAAAGGCGATGGACGCGTACAAGACGCGCTTCGCCGACTACTCGCCGCGCTTCGACTGGACCGGCGACGATCGCGGCGAGTTCTCGTTCAACGCCAAGGGCGTGAAGCTCAACGGGAACATCGTCGTGCGCGATCGGAAGGTCGACGTCGACATGCACGTGCCGCTGCTCTTCCGCGTCTTCCAGGGCAAGGCGATGGAAGTGATCGAAGAGCAGGTGAAGCTCTGGGTCGAGAAGGCCAAGCGCGGCGAGCTCACCTGATCGGCATCGGCAGCGGGCGCGGGTCGGGCTGCGTCGCTTCCTTCACGTCGTAGACGCTGAAGCCCGCGCGCTCGTAGGTCGCACGCGCCGAGGGATGGTCGAGCGAGCACGTGTGCACCCACACGCGCTCGACGTCCCGCGCGTCCCACGCGCGACGAATCGCCGCGTCGAGCAGCCAGGGCCCGATGCCGCGCCCGATCGCCTCGGGCACGAGCCCGAAGTACGCGAGCTCGACCTCGCGCGGCACGCGGCGATCGAGCTCGTAGTAGCCCGCGGGCACGCCTCGCTCGTACGCGACCGCGATCTCGACCCGCGGGTCGTGCACGATCGCGGCGAGCGTCGCGTCGTCCATGCGCCGTCGATCGACCCAGAGCCACGGCGCGCCCACGCTCTCGTAGAGATATCGATAGAAGTGCAGCGGCGGGCGCTCGATCGCGCGCAGCTCGAGCCCCTCCGGCGCAGCACGCGCGGGCGTGCGCGGCGCGCTGCGCATCTCGAGCGACCAGGTCGTCACGCGCAGCTCGGTCTTCGTCGACACGCGCGCATGCTGGATCGACGCACCGCACGAGCAAGCCATCACGGCGGCGCGCTCGGCACCACGATGCGCAACGCTTCGATCAGCAGGCGCACCACGAGCGGCCCGAGCAGGATCCCCCACGGCCCGAGCGCGACGAGCCCGCCGACCATCGACACCAGCAAGAGCAGCACGTGCATGTCGACCTTGCCGACGCGCGCGAGCACGGGGCGCAGCAGGTTGTCGATCGTCGACACCACGAGCCCGTTCCACGCGAGCATCGCGAGCGCCTCGCCACGTCGTCCGGTGATCCAGAGGCCGATCACGACCGGGCCCCACACGAGCCCGGTGCCGATCGTCGGGATGAACGACGCGAAGAACGTGAGGAACCCGAGCACCAGCGCGCGCTGCACGCCGATCGCGGCGTACGCGCCGCCCGCGAGCACCGCCTGCACCAGCCCGGTGAGCCCGAGACCCACGAGCAGACCGCGCCCGGTCTCGACGAACGCATCCGCGAGACGCCGCACGTCGCGACGCTCGAGCGGCACGTGCGCGACCGCCCACGCGAACGCGCGCCGTCCCTCGACCAGCCCGACGTAGGTGCCCGCGAGGAACACCACGAGGCCGAGCGCGATCTCGCCCGCCGCGCCGACGACGTCGGTCGCCATCGACCAACCTTCGGGCCCCGTGCTGCGCAGCCACGCGACGAGCGCCTCGGGGCTCGAGAGCACGCGGATCGCGTCGCTCGGCGTCTGCTGCTCGGCGATGACGAGCTCGAGCGCAGCGCGGCCGGTGCCGGTCGCGAGCGCATCGCGGATCATGCTGCGCGCATCGGCCCAGAGCGCCGCGCCGGTCGCGATCGCAGGGCCCGCCACCATCGCGAGGATCGCGAGCGTGACCATCGCCGCAGCGGTGCGGCGACGATCACGACGGGGCGCGAGGCGATCGACCCACGGCGTCGCGAGCGCGGCGGTCCACCCCGCGAGCACGAGCCAGGGCACGTACGGCGAGAGCACGATCACGCTCCCGATCGTCAGCGCGAGCGCGATCGCGCGGAGCGTGTTCGCGCGCGCAGGCGAGAGCGCCGAGGGGCGAGCAGCATCGGTGGTGCTCGTGGCCACGGACCAGGGATACGCAAACGCGAGGCCGCGCCGCGACACCGCCCGCGGTCACGCGCCCGGTGCTCGCGCTGTCACGGCGCGACACCGGTGGCTCAGTGCCGCTGTGGCATCCTCGCGCGCAGGAGGCAGCGAGCGATGAAGAGCGTCTTCCGCGACGACGTGCTCGAGACGAAGGTCGCATTCGTGACCGGCGGCGGCTCCGGCATCTGCAAGGGGATCGCGCGCGCGTACCTCGCGCACGGGGCGCGCGTGGCGATCGTCGGACGCAAGGCGGATCGCCTCGAGGAGGCCGCGCGCGAGCTCGCGCACGAGACCGGCGGCGAGTGCATCGCGTGTCCGGCGGACGTGCGCAATCCGCAGGAGGTCGAGGGCGCGATCGAGAAGACGCTCGACCGCTTCGGCACGCTCGACGTCGTGGTGAACGGCGCAGCGGGGAACTTCCTCGCGCCCGCCGCACAGCTCTCCTACAACGCGTTCCGCACCGTCGTGGAGATCGACACGCTGGGCACCTGGAACGTGAGCAAGGCGGCGTTCCAGCGGCACCTGCGCGATCACGGCGGGCACATCGTGAACATCACGGCGACGCTGCACTACGCGGCGACGCCGATGCAGGCGCACGCGTCGGCCGCGAAGGCGGGCGTGGACGCGATCACGCGCTCGCTCGCGCTCAAGTGGGGACAGCTCGGGATCCAGGTGAACGGGATCGCACCCGGGCCGATCGCGGAGACGGAAGGGCTCTCGCGGCTGGCGCCGCCGGGCTACGTCGAGAAGCTCGTGCAGACGATCCCGCTGCGTCGGCTCGGGCGCATCGACGACGTCGCGAGCTGCGCGGTGTGGCTGGTATCGGGCGCCGCGTCGTACGTGCACGGCGAGACGATCGTGGTGGACGGAGGCGCGTGGCTGCCCGGAATGGGCGGGATGATGAGCTTCTAGGGACGTGTTCGAAACCCGTCGCCGACCACGCTCACGTCGACGATCGTGAACGGTCGAATCGGCTACCGATGCGTCACATGCCAGGCGAATCGGCTGAGATCAGCCGCCCAGACAGCCGATTCGTCTACGCGCTCCGGCGCTGCCCGCGCGCGCGCAGCGTGGTGTCGAGGACCTCGCGGAGGCTCGACGCGTCGACCGGCGTGTCGAGCATCACGTCGAACCCCGCATCCTCGACACGCCGGCGCGCGGAGTGGTCGGCGATCGCGGCGATGCGCGCCTCGCCGCTCGGTGCGGCGCTCGTCGCGGCCCGCAGCCGGCGCACCACCTCGCGCACGCCGGTCATGCCCGCGACGTCGATCAGCACGAGGTCCGCGCCCGCGAGCGCGATCGCGTCGATCGCCGCGGGCACATCGCGCACGAACGTCGCGGCGTGCCCCCACAGACCGATCAGATCGCGCAGCGTCTCGCCCGTGCGCTCGTCGGTCGAGAGCAGCACCACGCCACCTGCCGAGCGCTCGCCCGAGCTGCCCTCGCTCGCGCCTTCCGCGCGCGCGAGCGGGAAGCGCACCGCGAACTCGCTGCCGCGCCCGAGGCCATCGCTGCGCGCGGCGACCGACCCGCCGTGCAGCTCGATCAGGCGCTTCACCAGCGAGAGCCCGAGGCCGAGCCCGCCTGCGGAGCGCGCGATGCCCGGCGCCGCTTGGTAGAACGTCGCGAAGAGCTTCGGCAGCACCTCGGGCGCGATGCCGTCGCCGTCGTCGCGCAGCACGAGCTCCGCGACGCCGCGCGGATGCGCTTCCACATCCGTCAGCGTGCGCAGCGCGATCTCGATGCGCCCGCCCACGCGCGTGTGGCGGATCGCGTTGTCGAGGAGGTTCGTGAAGATCTGCTCGATGCGCGCGGCATCGCCCTCGACGTAGACCGGATCTTCGCCGAGCGAGAGCTCGACGCGTCGGGTGCTCGCGTTCGGCAGCGTGTCGCTCATCGACGCCGCGAGGGTCGCGATCCACGCGCGCAGATCGAGGCGCTCGCGGCGCAGCTCGATCGCGCCGCGGGTGACGCGCGCGACCTCGAGCAGATCACCGACCAGCCGCGCGAGCTGCTTGGTCTGGCGATCGATCACCGCGCGCGCGCGCTCCTCGAGCGGGTCGCGCGCCGGCTGCATCGCGAGAAGCGGGAGCGCGCTCGAGATCGCGGCGAGCGGATTGCGCAGCTCGTGCCCGAGCATCGCGAGGAACTCGTCCTTGCGTCGATCCGCTTCGATGAGACGCTCGGCGCGCGCGCGCAGCTCGAGCTCGGCCGAGCGCAGGCGCAGCAGCGAGCGCACCGTCGCGATCAGCTCCTGCGGCTCGAAGGGCTGGGTGAGGTACCCGTCGGCGCCGACCTCGAGGCCGAGCACCTTCTTGTCGGGCGTGACGAACGCCGCGGACGTGTGGAGCACCTTGATGCTCGCGGTCTCCGAGCACGACTTGAGCTGCCGGCACACCTCGAACCCGTCGGTGTCCGGCAGCTTCACGTCGAGCACGATCACGTCGGGCTGTGGTAGCCCGCGCGCGAGCTCGATCGCGCGCTGTCCCGTCGCCGCCTCCGCCACGCGGTACCCCGCGCCCCTCAGCATCCGCGTCACCATGTAACGCGCAGCGAGGTTGTCGTTGACGTTCAGGATCAGCGCTTCTCGGTCGGTCTCGCCCATCGCAAGGTGACGGAAGTGGGGTCTCTCGGTACCTAGCCCCCGTGTCCCGGGTTCGAAACCGGGTGGATACCCGCCTTGTGGAGAGCATCACGGATGCGCTGGATCGCCAGCTCTCTCGAGAGGTTCTCCTTGGAGAGGATCGACTCGGTCGTCTGGGCCAGGCGCTGGCGCTCCGCATCCCCCAGCGCGTGCGACGAGAGGATCACGACCGGGATCGGCCGCGTGCGCGGATCGGACTTCAGCGCGTCGATCACGTCGAACGCGGTCATGCGACCGGCCGACGGAGTCTCCTCGAGCAGGAAGTCGAGGATGATGACCTGCGGCTGCTGGTCGTGCGCGAGGCGCACGCCGTCGTGGCCCGTCGCTGCCTCGATCAGCTGGAACGAGGTTCCGTCGAGCAGCCGCCGCACGACATAGCGGGCGCGCTCGTCGTCGTCGATGACGAGCACCTTCGCCTGGCCCGCGCGCTTCGGGATCTGCTCGAGCCGGCGCAGCAGTCGATCTTGATCGAGCGGCTTGAGCCAGAACTCGTCGGCACCGAGCGCGCGCGCCTTCTGCTCGCGGTTCATCACCGTCACGACGAGCACCGGGATGTCGCGCGTCGCGGGGCTCGACTTCACCTCGGAGAGGAACTCCCAGCTCGTCTCGCCCTCGAGCATGATGTCGAGGACGATCGCGGCCGGGTTCACCTCCGCGAGCAGCGCGCGCGCATCGGCGATCGAGCGCGCGGGGATCACCTGGTACCCGGCGAGCGAGAGGTAGCGCTCGTAGACGAAGATCGTCTTGCGGTCGTCCTCGACGACCAGCACCGGCTGGCGCGACGGATCGCGCTGGCGACCACGCTCGCGGATCTCCTCGACGGTGCGCACCTCGGGGTGCACGCGCGGGATCACGAGCGTGAAGCGCGAGCCCTTGCCGAGCTCGCTCTCGACCTCGATCGCGCCGCCCAGCAGCTCCGCGAGCTTGCGCGAGAGCGGCAGGCCGAGGCCGGTGCCGCGCAGGTGGAGCGCGGCGGGCGCGCGATAGAACTCCTCGAACACGCGCGGCAGATCGGCGGGCGCGATGCCCATGCCGGTGTCGATCACCGAGACGCGCACCTCGTTGGACGATGCCGCGACGGCGACACGCACGTCGCCCCGCTCGGTGTACTTGAGGCCGTTGGTGATGAGGTTCCGGAGGATCTGCGCGACCTTGCCGCGATCGGTCTCCAGCAGGACCTCGTCGCGCGGCGCGTCGATCGAGAGCTGCACGCGATCACCCTCGGGGACCAGCGGGCGCAGCATGCCGCGCAGCGTCTCGAAGAGATCGGCGATCGCGAACTTCGACGCGCGCACGCTCGCGATGCCCGACTCGAGGCGCGCGAGATCGAGCATGTCGTTCACGAGCAGCGCGAGCTCCTCCGCGGCCGAGCGCACGAAGCGCACCTGCGTGCGCTGCTCCTCGGAGAGCGGTCCGTCCGTCTCGTCGAGCAGGAGCTGCGAGAGCCCGAGGATCGAGTGGATCGGCGTGCGGAACTCGTGGCTCACGTTCGCGACGAGGCGCGACTTCACCTCGGCGCTGGTCGCCGCTTCTTCGGCGCGCTGCGCGAGCTCGTCGTGGAGCTGGACGATCCCGCGGTTCGACTCCGAGAGCTCGTGGTTGACGCGGAGCAGCTCGCGGCCCTGTCGCGCGAGCTCGCGGTTCAGCGCGTCGACCTCGCGCAGCGCGCCCGACGTCGAGCCCGACACTGCGACGAGGTCCTCGGGCAACACGCTCGCGAGGACCGCGAAGCCGGTGCCATCGGGCTCCGGCGCGCTCGCGCAGACGAGCGTCACCGGGCGATCGCCCGCGAGCACGCAGAGCTCCCATCCCTCGAGAGGCTCGCGCGCAGCGCGCTCGCAGAAGATCCCGAGCTTCTCCTCGGCGCCGGGGCACGCGAGCTCGGTGAGCCGTTGACCCAGCCGCACGCCGAGGACGCGCAGCGCGCGGTCGTCACGCCACGTGATCACGGCCGACGCATCGCACGCGAGCGCGAGCTCCCGGCTGTGCCGTTCGACCAGTCGAGAGACGAGCGGCGAGCTCACGAGCAGCGGTGCTCCGCGGTGGCGAGGCGGGGGATCGACACGACCGAGGATCGATCGTGCGCGCGATCACGGGATACGGGCTCCCTCGCGCGCAGGCAACCTCGGAACGCCTATCCGCTCGGGCCTCGCGGGCGCTCGATCACACGCGTGAGCGTGCGTGCTGGGGCAACTTGCCTCAGCACGCACGCATTTCGATCACGCACCGACGAGCGCGCCACCGCACACGCGCAGCACTTGGCCGGTCAGGCCGTGCGCGTGAGGCGTGGCGAGGAACGTGATCGCATGTGCGACGTCGTCGGGCTCGCCGCCCTGTCCGAGCGCCGCGAGACGACGGCCGGCCTCGCGGATCATCAGCGGGATCGCGGCGGTGAGGCGCGTCTCGATGAAGCCCGGGGCGATCGCGTTCACCGTGATGCCGCGCGACGCGAGCTGCGGCGCGAGCGCGCGCGCGAGGCCCGCGATGCCGGACTTCGACGCGGCGTAGTTGCTCTGCCCGACGTTGCCGGCGAGCCCCGCGATCGACGAGAGCAGGATCACGCGACCGCCGTCGCGCAGCGGGCCCTTCGCGAGCGCGTCGGTGATGCGCACCACCGCGCCGAGGTTCACGTCGACGGCCTGATCCCACTCCTTCGTCGACATCTTCGCGAGCGTGCGATCGCGGGTGATGCCCGCGTTGTGCACCACGATGTCGAGACCGCCGTGCGACTCCGTGATCGCGCGCGCGATGCGCGCCGGCGCGTCGGGATCGGTGATGTCGGCCGAGATGGTGCTGCCGCCGATCGAACGCGCGACCGCGAGCGTCTCTCGCTCGTCGTCGGGGCGATCGAGGAGCACCACGCGCGCGCCTTCGGCGGCGAGCAGGCGCGCGGTCGCCGCGCCGATGCCGCGCGCCGCGCCGGTGACCAGCGCGACCTTGCCGTGGAGCGAGCGCGCGCAAGCGATCTCGCCGGCGAGCGGCGCGGCGACGCGCGTGACGCGGAACGGCTGCGCGGTCACGAACGCCGAGCGCGCGCTCGCGAGGAACACGATCACGCCACGCGCGCGCTCCTCCGCGCCCTCGCCGACCACCACGAGGTTCGCAGTGGCGCCGCGGCGTCCGACCTCCTTCGCGACGCTGCGCACGAACCCGTCGAGCGCCTGCTGCGCAGCGGCGGCCTCGGGAGAGCCCATCGACTCCGGCGCGCGACCGATCACGATCACGCGCCCCGAGCGCGCGAGCTTCGCGACCGGTGCGTGCAGCGCATCGTAGAGCGAGCGCAGATCGGCGACGCGCGTCAGGCCCGTCGCGTCGACCACGAGCGCGCCGATCTTTCCTTCGCTCGGCGCCTCGGACAGCACGCGCGCGCCCGCGCCGCGGAGCACCTGCGCGACGACGTCGGACATCGGCCCGTGCAGCGCGATCACCGCGTCGAGCCCGGCGAGCTCCTGCTCGCGCCATGCACCTTCGGCCCGACGGAGCGGCTCGGGAACGGGCGATGGAAGCCCGATGCGCTGCACCAGGTTGCGCGCCACCGGGCGCTTCGCGATCTCCAGGAGTACGTCGCTCATCTCACCGTCTCCATCTCTCCAGCCCCTCACGTGCACGTGCTCGTTTCACCGGACCACGCGCCCTTCCATCACGACGCCGTCCTGCGCATCGACGACCCAGATCGCATCGCCGTCCGCGAGCACCCGCGCGCTCCCTG is a window encoding:
- the typA gene encoding translational GTPase TypA encodes the protein MSSSALSHLRNVCIIAHVDHGKTTLVDSMLKQTGVFRSGQEVADRVLDSNDLERERGITILAKQCSVRFPDPGAPGRPGGEIKINIVDTPGHADFGGEVERTLSMADGAILLVDAAEGPLPQTRFVLGKALSLGMTIIVVINKIDRPDARPDEVLNEVFDLFVDLEASDEQADFPVLYAIGKQGMAKRSLEEEGKDLMPLFETIIERVRPPKGDPSAPLRMLVHDTQHDDYVGRLAIGKVVDGSIGDNMPVARIAEHDKQVRAKITKVYNFEGMVRTPCGSVSAGDIVALAGMDEVQIGDTITDPEKPAAAFPRIRVEEPTLKVTFLVNTSPFAGKSGKWVTSRHLRERLEKEARKNLAMRFEPTDQPDVFTVLGRGELMIAVLLETMRREGYEMAVGMPEVVVKEEAGQKLEPVERVVVDVPENFVGVVTTNLGQRRGQMVKMTNLGFGRARIEFRVPSRGLIGFRSQFLTETRGTGLLNTLFDGWEPYAGPMLRRPSGAMVSDRTGECTAYALDHLQPRGVLFVKPGDEVYEGMVCGEHNRENDLDVNVVREKKLSNVRSKNKDDNVVLSPPRVITLELGLEFVDRDELMEVTPDAIRLRKKVLEIARRPRRDAE
- a CDS encoding polyhydroxyalkanoic acid system family protein, which produces MKHTIDTGLDQQLSKKAIEKAMDAYKTRFADYSPRFDWTGDDRGEFSFNAKGVKLNGNIVVRDRKVDVDMHVPLLFRVFQGKAMEVIEEQVKLWVEKAKRGELT
- a CDS encoding GNAT family N-acetyltransferase, producing the protein MSTKTELRVTTWSLEMRSAPRTPARAAPEGLELRAIERPPLHFYRYLYESVGAPWLWVDRRRMDDATLAAIVHDPRVEIAVAYERGVPAGYYELDRRVPREVELAYFGLVPEAIGRGIGPWLLDAAIRRAWDARDVERVWVHTCSLDHPSARATYERAGFSVYDVKEATQPDPRPLPMPIR
- a CDS encoding AI-2E family transporter, which translates into the protein MATSTTDAARPSALSPARANTLRAIALALTIGSVIVLSPYVPWLVLAGWTAALATPWVDRLAPRRDRRRTAAAMVTLAILAMVAGPAIATGAALWADARSMIRDALATGTGRAALELVIAEQQTPSDAIRVLSSPEALVAWLRSTGPEGWSMATDVVGAAGEIALGLVVFLAGTYVGLVEGRRAFAWAVAHVPLERRDVRRLADAFVETGRGLLVGLGLTGLVQAVLAGGAYAAIGVQRALVLGFLTFFASFIPTIGTGLVWGPVVIGLWITGRRGEALAMLAWNGLVVSTIDNLLRPVLARVGKVDMHVLLLLVSMVGGLVALGPWGILLGPLVVRLLIEALRIVVPSAPP
- a CDS encoding SDR family oxidoreductase, whose product is MKSVFRDDVLETKVAFVTGGGSGICKGIARAYLAHGARVAIVGRKADRLEEAARELAHETGGECIACPADVRNPQEVEGAIEKTLDRFGTLDVVVNGAAGNFLAPAAQLSYNAFRTVVEIDTLGTWNVSKAAFQRHLRDHGGHIVNITATLHYAATPMQAHASAAKAGVDAITRSLALKWGQLGIQVNGIAPGPIAETEGLSRLAPPGYVEKLVQTIPLRRLGRIDDVASCAVWLVSGAASYVHGETIVVDGGAWLPGMGGMMSF
- a CDS encoding ATP-binding protein → MGETDREALILNVNDNLAARYMVTRMLRGAGYRVAEAATGQRAIELARGLPQPDVIVLDVKLPDTDGFEVCRQLKSCSETASIKVLHTSAAFVTPDKKVLGLEVGADGYLTQPFEPQELIATVRSLLRLRSAELELRARAERLIEADRRKDEFLAMLGHELRNPLAAISSALPLLAMQPARDPLEERARAVIDRQTKQLARLVGDLLEVARVTRGAIELRRERLDLRAWIATLAASMSDTLPNASTRRVELSLGEDPVYVEGDAARIEQIFTNLLDNAIRHTRVGGRIEIALRTLTDVEAHPRGVAELVLRDDGDGIAPEVLPKLFATFYQAAPGIARSAGGLGLGLSLVKRLIELHGGSVAARSDGLGRGSEFAVRFPLARAEGASEGSSGERSAGGVVLLSTDERTGETLRDLIGLWGHAATFVRDVPAAIDAIALAGADLVLIDVAGMTGVREVVRRLRAATSAAPSGEARIAAIADHSARRRVEDAGFDVMLDTPVDASSLREVLDTTLRARGQRRSA
- a CDS encoding ATP-binding protein is translated as MSSPLVSRLVERHSRELALACDASAVITWRDDRALRVLGVRLGQRLTELACPGAEEKLGIFCERAAREPLEGWELCVLAGDRPVTLVCASAPEPDGTGFAVLASVLPEDLVAVSGSTSGALREVDALNRELARQGRELLRVNHELSESNRGIVQLHDELAQRAEEAATSAEVKSRLVANVSHEFRTPIHSILGLSQLLLDETDGPLSEEQRTQVRFVRSAAEELALLVNDMLDLARLESGIASVRASKFAIADLFETLRGMLRPLVPEGDRVQLSIDAPRDEVLLETDRGKVAQILRNLITNGLKYTERGDVRVAVAASSNEVRVSVIDTGMGIAPADLPRVFEEFYRAPAALHLRGTGLGLPLSRKLAELLGGAIEVESELGKGSRFTLVIPRVHPEVRTVEEIRERGRQRDPSRQPVLVVEDDRKTIFVYERYLSLAGYQVIPARSIADARALLAEVNPAAIVLDIMLEGETSWEFLSEVKSSPATRDIPVLVVTVMNREQKARALGADEFWLKPLDQDRLLRRLEQIPKRAGQAKVLVIDDDERARYVVRRLLDGTSFQLIEAATGHDGVRLAHDQQPQVIILDFLLEETPSAGRMTAFDVIDALKSDPRTRPIPVVILSSHALGDAERQRLAQTTESILSKENLSRELAIQRIRDALHKAGIHPVSNPGHGG
- a CDS encoding 3-oxoacyl-ACP reductase, with the protein product MSDVLLEIAKRPVARNLVQRIGLPSPVPEPLRRAEGAWREQELAGLDAVIALHGPMSDVVAQVLRGAGARVLSEAPSEGKIGALVVDATGLTRVADLRSLYDALHAPVAKLARSGRVIVIGRAPESMGSPEAAAAQQALDGFVRSVAKEVGRRGATANLVVVGEGAEERARGVIVFLASARSAFVTAQPFRVTRVAAPLAGEIACARSLHGKVALVTGAARGIGAATARLLAAEGARVVLLDRPDDERETLAVARSIGGSTISADITDPDAPARIARAITESHGGLDIVVHNAGITRDRTLAKMSTKEWDQAVDVNLGAVVRITDALAKGPLRDGGRVILLSSIAGLAGNVGQSNYAASKSGIAGLARALAPQLASRGITVNAIAPGFIETRLTAAIPLMIREAGRRLAALGQGGEPDDVAHAITFLATPHAHGLTGQVLRVCGGALVGA